One segment of Vagococcus martis DNA contains the following:
- the purC gene encoding phosphoribosylaminoimidazolesuccinocarboxamide synthase: MEKGREEMSEFLYLGKAKSVHSTEKENELRLVYLDQATALNGKKKDEIIGKGQLNNSISSEVFRYLSSKGVAHHWIKQLSENEQLVKAVTIIPLEVVVRNIAAGSFSKRFGIKEGTILPKPILEFYYKDDDLDDPFMNEDHIDYLDIATKEEVAFIKEQSFTINDCLKELFSSIGLTLVDFKLEFGRDSDGRIILADEVTPDTCRLWDDKTNKSLDKDVYRKDTGDLVSVYKEVEKRLNERKGE, encoded by the coding sequence ATGGAGAAAGGAAGGGAAGAAATGTCAGAATTTTTATATTTAGGCAAGGCTAAAAGCGTACATTCAACAGAAAAAGAAAATGAGTTAAGGTTGGTTTATCTAGATCAGGCAACGGCATTAAATGGTAAAAAGAAAGATGAAATTATTGGTAAAGGTCAATTGAATAATTCAATTAGTTCTGAAGTGTTTCGATATCTATCTTCAAAAGGAGTTGCACATCATTGGATTAAGCAACTTAGTGAGAATGAGCAGTTAGTTAAAGCTGTGACAATAATTCCGCTTGAAGTCGTCGTTCGAAACATTGCAGCAGGGAGTTTTTCAAAACGTTTTGGTATAAAAGAAGGGACGATTCTACCAAAACCAATTCTTGAGTTTTATTATAAAGACGATGACTTGGATGATCCATTTATGAATGAAGATCATATTGATTATTTAGATATTGCAACAAAAGAAGAAGTGGCTTTTATTAAAGAACAATCTTTTACAATTAATGATTGTCTAAAAGAATTGTTTTCATCCATTGGCTTGACATTAGTTGATTTTAAATTAGAGTTTGGACGAGATAGTGACGGACGCATTATTCTAGCAGATGAGGTAACACCAGATACGTGTCGTTTATGGGATGATAAGACGAATAAATCATTGGATAAAGACGTTTACCGAAAAGATACTGGAGATTTGGTGAGTGTATATAAAGAAGTTGAAAAACGATTAAACGAAAGAAAAGGAGAATAA
- the purS gene encoding phosphoribosylformylglycinamidine synthase subunit PurS: MFKVRVYVNYKASILDPQAAVIEGAIKRLGENGVSDIRVGKVFDFVIKADSKQDAEAKVDKISDNLLANPNMESYDFTVTEVN, from the coding sequence ATGTTTAAAGTAAGAGTGTATGTAAACTACAAAGCATCCATTTTAGATCCACAAGCTGCAGTTATTGAAGGAGCTATCAAACGTTTAGGTGAAAATGGCGTATCAGATATTCGCGTGGGAAAAGTATTTGATTTTGTGATTAAAGCAGATAGCAAACAAGATGCTGAAGCAAAAGTTGATAAGATTAGTGATAATTTATTAGCTAATCCCAACATGGAGAGCTATGACTTTACTGTTACGGAGGTTAACTAA
- the purQ gene encoding phosphoribosylformylglycinamidine synthase subunit PurQ — MAKFGVVVFPGSNGDQDLLLAIQDVIGEEAEYVSHRATDLSEYDVILLPGGFSYGDYLRCGAIAKSSPVMEAVKQFASEGKLVFGTCNGFQILTETGLLPGVLLNNTSLKFICAMQPLKVKNNQTMFTNEYEQDEIITLPIAHGEGNYYCDNATLKELKENNQIIFTYEKTNPNGSAEDIAGITNKEGNIIGLMPHPERAMEDLLGSSDGKKLFQSIVNHLRKVTA, encoded by the coding sequence ATGGCAAAATTTGGTGTAGTAGTATTCCCTGGTTCAAATGGTGATCAAGATTTATTGTTAGCTATTCAAGATGTGATTGGTGAAGAAGCCGAATATGTTTCACACAGAGCAACTGACTTGTCAGAGTATGATGTTATTTTATTACCAGGTGGTTTTTCTTATGGTGATTACTTAAGATGTGGGGCTATTGCTAAATCAAGTCCAGTGATGGAAGCAGTAAAACAGTTTGCCAGTGAAGGAAAACTAGTTTTTGGCACATGCAATGGATTCCAAATATTAACAGAGACAGGTCTTTTACCAGGTGTTTTATTAAATAACACATCGCTGAAATTCATTTGTGCCATGCAACCATTAAAAGTGAAGAATAATCAAACAATGTTTACAAATGAATATGAACAAGATGAAATCATTACCTTACCGATTGCTCACGGTGAAGGAAATTACTACTGTGACAATGCAACTTTAAAAGAATTAAAAGAAAACAACCAAATTATTTTTACTTATGAAAAAACAAATCCAAATGGCAGTGCGGAAGACATTGCAGGCATTACAAATAAGGAAGGAAATATTATTGGTTTAATGCCCCATCCAGAACGTGCGATGGAAGATTTATTAGGTAGTTCTGATGGTAAAAAACTATTTCAATCAATCGTAAATCATTTAAGAAAGGTGACGGCATAA
- the purL gene encoding phosphoribosylformylglycinamidine synthase subunit PurL, whose translation MVKAQTMTPEEVKESKIYQEWGLKDSEYEYIADSILGRLPNYTETGLFAVMWSEHCSYKNSKPVLKHFPTSNQHVLQGPGEGAGIVDIGDGLAVVFKAESHNHPSAVEPYEGAATGVGGIIRDIFSMGARPIAMLNSLRFGEIKTNRTKYLIEKVVAGIGGYGNSIGIPTVGGEIAFDACYEGNPLVNAMCVGLIRYEDIQKGQAKGIGNPIMYVGAKTGRDGIHGATFASVEFVEGEEQQRSAVQVGDPFMEKGLMEACLDLILNHSDCLVGIQDMGAAGLVSSSSEMASKAGSGLELYLDDVPQRETDMTPYEMMLSESQERMLLCIKKGKEQQVIELFESYGLDAVTIGHVTDDKRYKLFFQGEKVADIPVDSLAEDAPVYHNEQEKPKRIIEFEKQEAYKPKIKDFKQTTLSLLAQPTIASKQSLYETYDSQVRTNTVVGPGSDAAVLRVRGTQKALAMTTDCNARYLYLDPKEGGKMAVSEAARNIVASGARPLAITDCLNFGSPEKPEGFYELDQAARGIAQACEAFDTPVISGNVSLYNETNNQSIYPTPMIGMVGVVDDLSHVTTQDFKEASDLIYVLGETNADFSGSEIQKLLTGKISGTISAVDLEEEVVIQAKLLQAIQSGYVKSAHDCAEGGLLISVIESTFGNGLGVDIKTNLATELVFAETSGRFVVSVSPEYKDAFESVLKKDATLLGKVTNDGVIKVSTADDSLELPVAKAKEVWEEAIPCLMK comes from the coding sequence ATGGTAAAAGCACAAACAATGACTCCAGAAGAAGTGAAAGAATCTAAGATTTATCAAGAATGGGGTTTGAAAGACTCTGAGTATGAGTACATAGCTGATTCGATTTTAGGTCGTTTACCTAACTACACAGAAACAGGTTTGTTTGCTGTCATGTGGAGTGAGCATTGTTCTTATAAAAATAGTAAACCTGTGTTAAAACATTTTCCAACATCGAACCAACATGTTTTACAAGGGCCTGGTGAAGGTGCTGGTATTGTGGATATTGGAGATGGGTTAGCTGTTGTGTTTAAAGCAGAAAGTCACAATCATCCATCAGCGGTTGAACCTTATGAAGGGGCAGCTACAGGAGTTGGTGGAATTATTCGTGATATTTTTAGTATGGGTGCTAGACCGATTGCTATGTTGAATTCTTTACGTTTTGGTGAAATTAAAACCAATCGTACTAAATATTTAATTGAAAAAGTAGTCGCGGGGATTGGTGGCTATGGTAATAGTATTGGGATACCAACTGTTGGTGGCGAGATTGCGTTTGACGCGTGTTATGAAGGAAACCCATTAGTGAATGCGATGTGTGTTGGTTTAATTAGATATGAAGACATCCAAAAAGGACAAGCAAAAGGAATTGGTAATCCAATCATGTACGTTGGAGCAAAAACAGGACGAGATGGGATTCATGGTGCAACGTTTGCGTCAGTTGAGTTTGTAGAAGGTGAAGAACAACAACGTTCTGCGGTACAAGTAGGCGATCCATTCATGGAAAAAGGCTTAATGGAAGCGTGTCTTGATTTGATTTTAAATCATTCAGATTGTTTAGTCGGAATTCAAGATATGGGTGCGGCTGGTTTGGTTTCTTCAAGTTCAGAGATGGCGTCAAAAGCTGGATCAGGATTAGAACTTTACTTAGATGACGTGCCACAACGTGAAACAGACATGACACCTTATGAAATGATGTTATCTGAGTCACAAGAAAGAATGTTACTTTGTATCAAAAAAGGAAAAGAACAACAAGTCATCGAATTATTTGAATCTTACGGTTTAGATGCTGTAACAATTGGTCATGTAACAGATGACAAGCGTTATAAATTATTTTTCCAAGGAGAAAAAGTCGCGGATATTCCTGTTGACTCGTTAGCGGAAGATGCGCCGGTGTATCATAACGAACAAGAAAAACCAAAACGCATCATTGAATTTGAAAAACAAGAAGCATATAAACCTAAAATAAAAGACTTTAAACAAACAACATTATCTCTTTTAGCTCAACCAACTATTGCGTCAAAACAATCATTATACGAAACTTATGACTCACAAGTTCGTACTAATACTGTTGTGGGTCCTGGTAGTGATGCTGCTGTCCTACGTGTAAGAGGAACACAAAAAGCTCTTGCGATGACAACTGATTGTAATGCGAGATACTTGTATTTAGATCCAAAAGAAGGCGGAAAAATGGCGGTGAGTGAAGCAGCTAGAAATATTGTGGCAAGTGGGGCAAGACCATTAGCTATTACAGACTGTTTAAACTTTGGTTCACCAGAAAAACCTGAAGGATTCTATGAGTTAGATCAAGCAGCAAGAGGAATTGCTCAAGCGTGTGAAGCATTTGATACGCCCGTTATTTCAGGTAATGTTTCGTTATACAATGAAACGAATAATCAGTCTATCTACCCAACACCTATGATAGGAATGGTTGGCGTAGTTGATGATTTATCCCATGTTACAACTCAAGATTTTAAAGAAGCATCAGATTTGATTTATGTGTTAGGTGAAACGAATGCTGATTTTTCAGGTAGCGAAATTCAAAAATTATTAACTGGTAAGATTTCAGGGACTATATCAGCTGTTGATTTAGAAGAAGAAGTGGTCATTCAAGCTAAATTATTACAAGCTATTCAATCAGGTTATGTAAAAAGTGCTCATGACTGTGCTGAAGGTGGACTATTAATTAGTGTGATTGAATCAACATTTGGAAATGGATTAGGTGTTGATATTAAGACGAACCTAGCAACAGAATTAGTGTTTGCCGAGACATCAGGACGATTCGTTGTCAGCGTGTCACCTGAATATAAAGATGCATTTGAATCTGTATTAAAGAAAGATGCTACTTTATTAGGAAAAGTGACAAATGATGGTGTGATAAAAGTTAGTACAGCCGACGATTCATTAGAATTACCAGTTGCAAAAGCCAAAGAAGTATGGGAGGAAGCAATACCATGTCTCATGAAATAA
- the purF gene encoding amidophosphoribosyltransferase encodes MSHEIKGINEECGVFGVWNHKDASQMTYYGLHSLQHRGQEGAGIVSLENNRLHGHRGLGLLHEVFANPDLLTQLKGHSAIGHVRYGTSGEGDIINIQPFLFRFYNAEIALAHNGNLINAKTLRKELEEDGAIFHSNSDTEILMHLIRRSNKDTFIDKLSEALNIVKGGFAYLLLTDDAMYATLDPNAFRPLSVGRLSNGAYVVSSETCALDTIGAKFVRDVEPGEIIEISDNGLKSYRYTDETMYSICSMEYIYFARPDSNIKGINVHSARKRMGKTLAKEHPVEADMVIGVPNSSLSAASGYAEASSIPYEMGLVKNQYVARTFIQPTQELREEGVRLKLSAVRGVVEGKRVILVDDSIVRGTTSKRIVRLLKEAGAKEVHVRISSPPLAYPCFYGIDIQTKEELIAANYSTDKMREIIEADSLEFLTEEGLINSIGLKLDAPYNGLCMAYFNGDYPTPLYDYEYRENKED; translated from the coding sequence ATGTCTCATGAAATAAAAGGGATAAATGAAGAATGTGGTGTGTTTGGTGTATGGAACCATAAAGATGCCAGTCAAATGACTTATTATGGCTTACATAGTTTACAACATAGAGGACAAGAAGGTGCAGGGATTGTGTCATTAGAGAACAATCGCCTGCATGGTCATCGAGGATTAGGGTTATTGCATGAGGTATTTGCTAACCCTGATTTATTAACACAATTAAAAGGCCACTCTGCGATTGGTCATGTGCGTTATGGAACAAGTGGCGAGGGAGATATTATTAACATTCAGCCCTTTTTATTTCGCTTTTACAATGCTGAAATTGCATTAGCTCATAATGGAAATTTGATTAATGCTAAAACGTTACGTAAAGAATTAGAAGAAGATGGGGCTATTTTTCATTCTAATTCTGATACAGAAATCTTGATGCACTTAATTCGTCGTAGTAATAAAGACACATTCATCGACAAATTATCTGAAGCGTTGAATATTGTCAAAGGTGGGTTCGCTTATTTACTGCTAACTGATGACGCCATGTACGCGACTCTTGATCCAAATGCATTTCGACCGTTATCAGTTGGTCGTTTATCAAATGGGGCTTATGTTGTATCAAGTGAAACGTGTGCTTTAGATACAATTGGTGCAAAGTTTGTCAGAGATGTCGAACCTGGTGAAATTATTGAGATTAGCGATAACGGATTAAAAAGCTACCGGTACACTGATGAGACGATGTATTCAATTTGTTCAATGGAGTACATTTACTTTGCACGACCTGATTCAAATATTAAAGGAATTAATGTTCACTCTGCTCGTAAACGCATGGGAAAAACACTAGCTAAAGAACATCCAGTTGAAGCAGATATGGTCATTGGTGTGCCTAATAGTTCTCTTTCAGCGGCTAGTGGGTATGCTGAAGCAAGTTCTATTCCTTATGAAATGGGATTAGTAAAAAACCAATATGTCGCTAGAACGTTTATTCAACCAACACAAGAACTGCGAGAAGAAGGTGTTAGATTAAAACTGTCTGCTGTTCGGGGTGTTGTGGAAGGAAAACGTGTGATTTTAGTGGATGATTCAATCGTTCGTGGGACGACATCAAAACGTATTGTTCGTTTGTTAAAAGAAGCTGGTGCAAAAGAAGTTCATGTTAGAATATCATCACCTCCATTAGCATATCCATGTTTTTATGGGATTGATATTCAAACAAAAGAAGAATTAATTGCTGCAAATTATTCAACAGATAAAATGAGAGAAATTATTGAAGCTGATTCGTTAGAATTTTTAACTGAAGAAGGATTAATTAACTCGATAGGATTAAAGTTAGATGCCCCTTATAACGGGTTATGTATGGCGTATTTCAATGGTGATTACCCAACACCTTTATATGATTATGAATACAGAGAAAACAAGGAGGACTAA
- the purM gene encoding phosphoribosylformylglycinamidine cyclo-ligase, with amino-acid sequence MSTAYEKSGVNVEAGYEVVERIKAHTKRTERLGMMSALGGFGGCFDLSQYHVKEPVLVSGTDGVGTKLMVAIEADKHNTIGIDCVAMCANDILAQGAEPLFFLDYIATGKTYPEKIEKIVEGVANGCVESKMALIGGETAEMPDMYGENDYDLAGFAVGLAEKSELIDSSTISEGDVLIGIASSGIHSNGFSLVRQILFKDNDFSLDTVLDELNGKTLGDVLLTPTKLYIKSVLPLIKMQKIKGIAHITGGGFYENIPRMLPDNISATITKGTWPVLPIFDCLQKLGNISEKDMFSTFNMGIGMVLAVDKTDAQTVVDYINAHDEHAYTIGQVELGATGSVHIKGESR; translated from the coding sequence ATGTCAACAGCATATGAAAAATCAGGAGTCAATGTTGAAGCAGGATATGAAGTCGTAGAAAGAATTAAAGCTCACACAAAACGAACTGAACGCTTAGGTATGATGAGTGCATTAGGTGGATTTGGTGGCTGTTTTGATTTAAGTCAGTATCATGTGAAAGAGCCTGTCCTTGTTTCTGGAACAGATGGTGTGGGAACAAAATTAATGGTTGCCATTGAAGCAGACAAACATAACACAATTGGGATTGATTGTGTTGCCATGTGTGCAAACGACATTTTAGCTCAAGGAGCGGAACCTTTGTTCTTTTTAGATTATATTGCTACAGGAAAAACCTATCCTGAAAAAATCGAAAAAATTGTTGAAGGTGTAGCTAATGGCTGTGTGGAATCTAAAATGGCTTTAATTGGTGGCGAAACAGCTGAGATGCCTGATATGTATGGTGAAAACGATTATGATTTAGCTGGATTTGCGGTGGGATTGGCAGAAAAATCAGAATTAATCGATTCATCGACTATTTCTGAAGGTGATGTGTTAATCGGTATTGCATCAAGTGGGATTCATTCAAATGGTTTTTCACTAGTCAGACAAATTTTATTTAAAGATAATGATTTTTCTTTAGATACAGTCTTAGATGAGTTAAATGGAAAAACTTTAGGTGATGTGTTATTAACGCCAACAAAACTCTATATAAAAAGTGTTTTACCATTAATTAAAATGCAAAAAATTAAAGGTATTGCTCATATTACGGGTGGAGGCTTCTATGAAAATATTCCTAGAATGTTACCAGATAATATATCAGCCACTATAACAAAAGGCACGTGGCCGGTACTACCTATTTTTGATTGTTTACAAAAACTTGGAAATATCAGCGAAAAAGATATGTTTAGTACATTTAATATGGGAATTGGTATGGTGCTGGCAGTTGATAAAACAGATGCTCAGACAGTTGTAGATTATATCAATGCTCATGATGAACATGCTTATACAATTGGACAAGTTGAACTAGGTGCGACAGGATCTGTTCACATTAAAGGAGAGAGTCGATGA
- the purN gene encoding phosphoribosylglycinamide formyltransferase, producing the protein MRFAIFASGNGSNFEAIVKASQQGNIAGTLVCLFCDKKDAYVIERAKKYDVPYFVMEKKANQTKEAYEQNILTMLENEDIDFIVLAGYMKIIGPTLLNQYKKKIINLHPSLLPKYPGNKSIKEAYDSTDEKTGVTIHLVDEGVDTGPIIYQESVAINRELSLEEFEEEMHQLEHHVLPIILNQFILGEFKNV; encoded by the coding sequence ATGAGATTTGCCATTTTTGCTTCAGGAAACGGATCAAATTTTGAAGCAATAGTTAAAGCGAGTCAACAAGGAAATATTGCGGGAACATTGGTCTGTTTATTTTGTGATAAAAAAGATGCCTACGTGATTGAACGAGCAAAAAAGTATGACGTGCCTTATTTTGTGATGGAAAAAAAGGCGAATCAGACAAAAGAAGCGTATGAACAAAATATTTTGACGATGCTAGAAAATGAAGACATAGATTTCATTGTGTTAGCAGGCTATATGAAAATTATCGGCCCAACACTATTGAATCAATATAAAAAGAAAATCATTAACTTGCATCCATCCTTATTACCAAAATATCCGGGAAATAAAAGCATAAAAGAAGCATATGATAGTACTGATGAAAAGACTGGTGTGACGATTCATTTAGTTGATGAAGGTGTGGATACTGGCCCCATTATCTATCAAGAAAGTGTAGCGATTAACCGCGAGCTTTCTTTAGAAGAATTTGAGGAAGAGATGCATCAATTAGAGCATCATGTATTACCAATTATTTTAAATCAATTTATCTTGGGGGAATTTAAGAATGTCTAA
- the purH gene encoding bifunctional phosphoribosylaminoimidazolecarboxamide formyltransferase/IMP cyclohydrolase, which translates to MSKKRALISVYDKTGVADFAKELVKLGYDIISTGGTKRILESEGIKCLSVEEVTKFPEMLDGRVKTLHPFIHGGLLARRDNPEHMNTLKEHKIETIDLVCVNLYPFKETIAQPNVTQNEAIEQIDIGGPSMLRSAAKNFASVTVVVDNSDYEIVLNELSEAGDTTLKTRQSLAAKVFATTSDYDASIANYLSEENDEKGLPNQLSLNYTKVDTLRYGENNHQKAYFYQSDDNKSEIGIGTAKQLHGKELSYNNYKDTNAAIHLVKEFDEPTVVAVKHMNPCGVGFGKTIHEAYNLAYESDPISIFGGVLAFNREIDADLAESLNQLFLEIIIAPSFTADALEILEKKKNRRLLQLDTTKPNQSEWELVSVSGGLLVQESDTEIDDETEWTVVTETLPTAEDIDALKKMWLVVKSVKSNAIVVGNARHTLGIGAGQMNRVGSVKLAVDQAGDLAKGAVLASDAFFPMPDSVEYAAKHGIKAIIHPGGSVKDQESIDVANEYGIAMIVTGTRHFKH; encoded by the coding sequence ATGTCTAAAAAGCGTGCACTCATTAGCGTTTATGATAAAACTGGTGTAGCAGATTTTGCAAAAGAGTTAGTTAAGTTAGGATATGACATTATTTCAACAGGCGGCACAAAACGAATACTTGAATCTGAGGGAATTAAGTGTTTGAGTGTGGAAGAAGTAACGAAGTTTCCAGAGATGCTTGATGGACGAGTAAAAACACTGCATCCATTTATTCATGGAGGATTATTAGCTAGACGTGATAATCCAGAACACATGAACACATTAAAAGAGCACAAAATAGAGACAATTGATTTAGTGTGTGTCAATTTGTATCCATTTAAAGAAACCATTGCTCAACCCAATGTGACACAAAATGAAGCGATTGAACAAATTGATATTGGTGGCCCGAGTATGTTACGAAGTGCCGCGAAAAACTTTGCTAGTGTGACGGTTGTTGTTGATAATAGTGATTATGAGATTGTTTTAAACGAATTGAGTGAAGCAGGGGACACAACACTTAAAACAAGGCAATCATTAGCAGCAAAAGTATTTGCAACGACATCAGACTATGATGCAAGCATCGCTAATTACTTATCAGAAGAAAATGATGAAAAAGGGTTACCGAACCAATTGTCACTAAACTATACAAAAGTCGATACTTTAAGATATGGTGAAAACAATCATCAAAAAGCGTATTTCTATCAATCAGATGATAATAAATCAGAAATTGGAATAGGAACAGCAAAACAATTACATGGGAAAGAATTATCTTATAACAACTATAAAGATACTAATGCAGCGATACATTTAGTCAAAGAATTTGATGAACCAACAGTGGTTGCTGTGAAACATATGAATCCGTGTGGTGTTGGTTTTGGAAAAACGATACATGAAGCTTACAATCTAGCTTATGAAAGTGATCCGATTTCGATTTTTGGTGGCGTACTAGCTTTTAATCGTGAAATTGATGCTGATTTGGCTGAAAGTTTAAATCAATTGTTTTTAGAAATTATTATTGCCCCAAGTTTTACAGCTGACGCTTTAGAGATATTAGAGAAAAAGAAAAATCGTCGTTTGCTTCAATTAGACACAACGAAACCAAACCAATCTGAGTGGGAATTAGTTAGTGTTTCAGGTGGGTTACTAGTACAAGAATCTGACACTGAAATTGATGATGAGACAGAATGGACAGTTGTTACGGAGACATTACCAACAGCTGAAGACATTGATGCATTAAAAAAAATGTGGCTAGTGGTTAAATCTGTAAAAAGTAATGCGATTGTTGTGGGTAACGCTCGCCATACATTAGGTATTGGTGCTGGACAAATGAATCGTGTCGGTTCAGTAAAATTAGCAGTAGATCAAGCAGGTGATTTAGCAAAAGGAGCTGTATTAGCTAGTGATGCGTTCTTCCCAATGCCTGATAGTGTGGAATACGCAGCAAAACATGGGATAAAAGCAATCATACACCCAGGTGGTAGTGTGAAAGACCAAGAATCAATTGATGTAGCAAATGAGTATGGTATTGCAATGATTGTCACTGGAACAAGACATTTCAAACATTAA
- the purD gene encoding phosphoribosylamine--glycine ligase, with protein sequence MKRKLLVIGSGGREHAIGKKLLQSPLVETVYCLPGNAGMVIDGIQLVDGNESDQEFIASFCQEKEISWVFVGPEVPLIDGLVDFLETKGIKAFGPKKNAAIIEGSKDFAKQLMAKYDIPTANYETFTDRDDAIAYLSTQELPIVIKADGLAAGKGVVIAETIEEATQAVDDNLLNNVFDSEEPKIVIEEFLVGKEFSLLSFVGESFVYPMVAAKDHKAIFDGDKGPNTGGMGVYSPVPYVTDSVYQESLSKIVYPTVDAMKKEGRTFQGILYTGLIITKDGPKVIEYNARFGDPETQVLLERLETDLVEVIESIFDDKSIEVSWKDTGFDLGVVVSAKGYPNSYEKGRPLHIDTTNKEVNLFFAGVASKNDSLVSNSGRVFMAESSGATLEEARGKVYGWLSEQQLTDFYYRTDIGK encoded by the coding sequence ATGAAAAGAAAACTATTGGTAATTGGTAGTGGTGGACGCGAGCATGCGATTGGTAAAAAATTATTACAAAGTCCACTAGTTGAAACAGTCTATTGTTTACCGGGAAACGCAGGAATGGTCATAGATGGGATTCAGTTAGTAGATGGAAACGAAAGTGATCAAGAATTTATTGCATCATTTTGTCAGGAGAAAGAGATTAGTTGGGTATTTGTCGGACCTGAAGTGCCTTTAATAGATGGATTAGTCGATTTTTTAGAGACAAAAGGGATTAAAGCGTTTGGACCTAAAAAAAATGCAGCCATTATTGAAGGTTCAAAAGATTTTGCAAAACAACTAATGGCAAAATATGATATTCCAACGGCAAATTATGAAACATTTACCGATAGAGATGATGCAATTGCCTATTTATCAACACAGGAATTACCGATTGTCATCAAAGCAGATGGATTAGCTGCAGGTAAAGGTGTTGTGATTGCAGAAACCATTGAAGAAGCAACACAAGCTGTTGATGATAATTTATTAAATAATGTTTTTGATAGTGAAGAACCTAAAATTGTGATTGAAGAGTTTTTAGTTGGTAAGGAATTTTCTTTATTGTCATTTGTGGGAGAATCTTTTGTGTATCCAATGGTTGCAGCGAAAGACCACAAAGCAATTTTTGATGGAGACAAAGGACCAAATACTGGTGGGATGGGTGTATACAGTCCAGTACCATATGTGACAGATTCAGTGTATCAAGAGTCACTATCAAAAATAGTTTACCCGACAGTAGACGCAATGAAAAAAGAAGGAAGAACTTTCCAAGGGATTTTATATACTGGATTAATCATTACAAAAGATGGTCCGAAAGTCATTGAATATAATGCTCGATTTGGAGATCCTGAAACACAAGTATTACTTGAGAGATTAGAAACAGATTTAGTTGAAGTAATCGAATCTATTTTTGATGATAAATCAATAGAAGTTTCTTGGAAAGATACTGGATTTGACTTAGGTGTTGTTGTCTCTGCAAAAGGGTATCCAAATAGTTATGAAAAAGGAAGGCCTTTACACATTGATACAACGAATAAAGAAGTGAACCTTTTCTTTGCAGGAGTTGCAAGTAAAAATGATTCTCTTGTCTCAAATAGTGGCCGAGTATTTATGGCTGAAAGTAGTGGAGCAACACTCGAAGAAGCGAGAGGAAAAGTATATGGTTGGTTATCTGAGCAACAGTTAACTGATTTTTATTATCGAACAGATATTGGAAAATAA
- a CDS encoding bacteriocin immunity protein → MQKQMSNKEFICCIDKLILKEIPKNEKAILTKAKTTLENNSYLPRVVSDLRASLTPLAISGQLSKETGELYLTITNYPYTNNNLGGGLISVFGNKLK, encoded by the coding sequence ATGCAAAAACAAATGTCTAACAAGGAGTTTATATGTTGTATTGATAAGCTGATACTTAAAGAAATTCCCAAAAATGAAAAAGCGATACTAACAAAAGCTAAAACAACTCTTGAGAATAACAGCTACTTACCACGTGTCGTTTCTGATTTAAGAGCGTCACTTACTCCATTAGCTATAAGTGGACAGTTATCAAAAGAAACCGGTGAATTGTATCTGACTATCACAAATTATCCCTATACTAATAATAATTTGGGTGGCGGATTAATTAGTGTTTTTGGCAATAAGTTAAAATAA